A part of Homoserinibacter sp. YIM 151385 genomic DNA contains:
- a CDS encoding nicotinate phosphoribosyltransferase, translating to MTSALLTDRYELTMIDAALRDGRGERPCVFELFARRLPSGRRYGVVAGTGRLLAELERFRFGDAELAWLREEGVVSGPTLDWLADYRFRGTIRGYREGELYFPGSPILVVEGGFAESVVLETLALSIFNYDSAVASAAARMVQAADGRPLSEMGSRRTGERSAVAAARAASIAGFRATSNLEAGRSWGIPTMGTAAHAFTLLHETEREAFEAQVAAMGPGTTLLVDTYDIEEGVRTAIEVAGTGLGAVRIDSGDLAPTVAAVRAQLDALGATATRITVTNDLDEHAIAALRAAPVDGYGVGTSLVTGSGSPAAGMVYKLVAHQDADGSWHPVGKRSDGKSTVAGRKQPIRTLDHGVATEETIYVEDPEVVPEPGRGLLVDLVAGGSIEAAHLGAEGVAAAREHHRQAIEEMPLEAFSLGRGEPAIPTVYR from the coding sequence ATGACGAGCGCGCTCCTCACCGACCGCTACGAGCTGACGATGATCGATGCGGCGCTGCGCGACGGCCGGGGCGAGCGGCCCTGCGTGTTCGAGCTCTTCGCGCGCCGCCTCCCGAGCGGCCGCCGCTACGGCGTCGTCGCCGGCACCGGCCGGCTCCTGGCGGAGCTCGAGCGCTTCCGCTTCGGGGATGCCGAGCTCGCCTGGCTGCGCGAGGAGGGCGTCGTGAGCGGCCCGACGCTCGACTGGCTCGCCGACTACCGCTTCCGGGGCACCATCCGCGGCTACCGCGAGGGCGAGCTCTACTTCCCGGGCTCGCCGATCCTCGTCGTCGAGGGCGGCTTCGCCGAGTCGGTCGTCCTCGAGACGCTCGCGCTGAGCATCTTCAACTACGACTCCGCGGTCGCGAGCGCCGCCGCCCGCATGGTGCAGGCCGCCGACGGCCGCCCGCTCTCGGAGATGGGCTCCCGCCGCACCGGCGAGCGCTCGGCGGTCGCCGCCGCCCGCGCCGCCTCCATCGCCGGCTTCCGCGCGACGAGCAACCTCGAGGCGGGCCGCTCCTGGGGCATCCCGACCATGGGCACGGCGGCCCACGCCTTCACCCTCCTCCACGAGACGGAGCGCGAGGCCTTCGAGGCGCAGGTCGCCGCGATGGGACCGGGCACGACCCTCCTCGTCGACACCTACGACATCGAGGAGGGGGTGCGGACGGCGATCGAGGTCGCGGGGACGGGGCTCGGCGCCGTGCGCATCGACTCCGGCGACCTCGCGCCCACGGTCGCCGCCGTCCGCGCGCAGCTCGACGCGCTCGGCGCGACGGCCACGCGCATCACCGTCACGAACGACCTCGACGAGCACGCGATCGCCGCGCTCCGGGCGGCGCCCGTCGACGGCTACGGCGTCGGCACGTCCCTCGTCACCGGCTCCGGCTCCCCCGCCGCGGGCATGGTCTACAAGCTCGTGGCCCACCAGGACGCCGACGGCTCCTGGCATCCGGTCGGCAAGCGCTCCGACGGCAAGTCGACCGTCGCGGGCCGCAAGCAGCCGATCCGCACCCTCGATCACGGGGTGGCGACGGAGGAGACGATCTACGTCGAGGATCCGGAGGTCGTGCCGGAGCCGGGCCGCGGACTGCTCGTCGATCTGGTGGCCGGCGGCTCGATCGAAGCCGCGCACCTGGGCGCCGAGGGGGTCGCCGCGGCACGCGAGCATCACCGGCAGGCGATCGAGGAGATGCCGCTCGAGGCCTTCTCACTGGGTCGCGGCGAGCCCGCGATCCCGACCGTCTACCGCTGA
- the murI gene encoding glutamate racemase — protein sequence MTPVPATDAPIGVFDSGVGGLTVARAVIDQLPRESILYVGDTVHSPYGPKPIAEVRAYALAVMDDLVAQGVKTLVIACNTASAAMLRDARERFTQGYGIPVVEVIQPAVRAAVRQTRNGRVGVIATEGTVQSRAYEDAFAAASHLELFTSACPRFVEFVEAGVTSGDELFAIAEEYLAPLRDARIDTLVLGCTHYPLMSAAIQYVVGDEVRLVSSADETAADVYRTLVSHGLERRSPEPPSYTFESTGGDEAAFRRLAARFLGPEVTRVEHLATGTIPIQTPRMSAPEPLEAP from the coding sequence GTGACGCCCGTGCCCGCGACCGACGCCCCCATCGGCGTCTTCGACTCCGGGGTCGGCGGGCTCACCGTCGCGCGGGCCGTCATCGACCAGCTCCCGCGGGAGTCGATCCTCTACGTCGGCGACACCGTCCACTCGCCCTACGGGCCGAAGCCGATCGCCGAGGTGCGGGCGTATGCCCTCGCGGTCATGGACGACCTCGTGGCGCAGGGCGTGAAGACCCTCGTCATCGCCTGCAACACCGCGTCCGCCGCGATGCTCAGGGATGCCCGCGAGCGCTTCACGCAGGGCTACGGCATCCCCGTCGTCGAGGTGATCCAGCCGGCCGTGCGCGCCGCCGTCCGCCAGACCCGCAACGGCCGCGTCGGCGTGATCGCGACGGAGGGCACCGTGCAGTCGCGCGCCTACGAGGACGCCTTCGCCGCCGCCTCCCACCTCGAGCTGTTCACGAGCGCCTGCCCGCGCTTCGTGGAGTTCGTGGAGGCCGGGGTGACGAGCGGCGATGAGCTGTTCGCGATCGCGGAGGAGTACCTCGCGCCGCTGCGCGACGCGCGGATCGACACGCTCGTGCTCGGCTGCACCCACTACCCGCTCATGTCGGCCGCGATCCAGTACGTCGTCGGCGACGAGGTCCGTCTCGTCTCGAGCGCCGACGAGACGGCGGCGGACGTCTACCGCACGCTCGTCTCGCACGGGCTCGAGCGGCGCTCGCCCGAGCCGCCCTCGTACACCTTCGAGTCGACGGGCGGCGACGAGGCCGCGTTCCGCCGGCTCGCGGCCCGCTTCCTCGGCCCCGAGGTGACGCGCGTCGAGCACCTCGCGACCGGCACCATCCCCATCCAGACGCCGCGGATGTCGGCGCCCGAGCCCCTGGAGGCACCATGA
- the rph gene encoding ribonuclease PH has product MTQREDGRTADQLRAVTIERGWSEQAEGSALISFGRTKVLCTASFTNGVPRWLTGKGRGWVTAEYAMLPRSTDSRMDRESIKGRVGGRTHEISRLIGRSLRAVVDTKALGENTIVIDCDVLQADGGTRTAAITGAYVALADAIEWGRERGFVAKKAQALTDSVAAISVGIVGGQPLLDLKYTEDSTAETDMNVVATGRGAFVEVQGTAEGAPFDKRELDAMLELALSGTAELTRLQAAALGR; this is encoded by the coding sequence ATGACCCAGCGCGAGGACGGCCGCACGGCCGATCAGCTCCGAGCCGTCACGATCGAGCGCGGCTGGAGCGAGCAGGCGGAGGGCAGCGCGCTCATCTCCTTCGGCCGCACGAAGGTGCTCTGCACCGCGAGCTTCACGAACGGCGTGCCGCGCTGGCTCACCGGCAAGGGCCGCGGCTGGGTCACCGCCGAGTATGCGATGCTCCCGCGCTCCACCGACAGCCGCATGGACCGGGAGTCGATCAAGGGCCGCGTGGGCGGCCGGACGCACGAGATCTCGCGCCTCATCGGCCGCAGCCTCCGCGCCGTCGTCGACACGAAGGCGCTCGGCGAGAACACGATCGTCATCGACTGCGACGTGCTGCAGGCCGACGGCGGCACCCGCACCGCGGCGATCACGGGCGCCTACGTCGCGCTCGCCGACGCCATCGAGTGGGGACGCGAGCGCGGCTTCGTCGCGAAGAAGGCGCAGGCGCTCACCGACTCGGTCGCCGCGATCAGCGTCGGCATCGTCGGGGGCCAGCCGCTCCTCGACCTGAAGTACACGGAGGACTCGACGGCCGAGACCGACATGAACGTCGTCGCGACGGGCCGCGGCGCCTTCGTCGAGGTGCAGGGCACGGCCGAGGGGGCGCCCTTCGACAAGCGCGAGCTCGACGCGATGCTCGAGCTCGCCCTCTCGGGCACGGCCGAGCTCACGCGTCTGCAGGCGGCGGCGCTCGGACGCTAG
- the rdgB gene encoding RdgB/HAM1 family non-canonical purine NTP pyrophosphatase, producing the protein MKIVLATHNAHKVEELRGILGERLGEHELLAYDGPEPVEDGATFAENALIKARAAARHTGLPAIADDSGIAVDALGGAPGIHSARYAGTRDDGDNLRLLLANLEGVADRGAAFVCAAALVDGEHEEVVTERWAGRVLETPAGEGGFGYDPVFQPAGESRSAAELGREEKNAVSHRALAFGALVERIRARLG; encoded by the coding sequence GTGAAGATCGTCCTCGCCACCCACAACGCCCACAAGGTGGAGGAGCTCCGCGGCATCCTCGGCGAGCGGCTCGGCGAGCACGAGCTCCTCGCCTACGACGGGCCGGAGCCGGTCGAGGATGGCGCGACCTTCGCCGAGAATGCGCTCATCAAGGCGCGCGCGGCCGCCCGGCACACGGGGCTCCCGGCGATCGCCGACGACTCCGGGATCGCGGTCGACGCGCTGGGCGGCGCCCCCGGCATCCACTCGGCACGCTACGCCGGCACGCGCGACGACGGCGACAACCTCCGGCTGCTGCTCGCGAACCTGGAGGGCGTTGCGGACCGCGGGGCGGCCTTCGTGTGCGCCGCGGCCCTCGTGGACGGCGAGCACGAGGAGGTCGTCACCGAGCGCTGGGCCGGTCGCGTCCTCGAGACGCCGGCCGGGGAGGGCGGCTTCGGCTACGACCCGGTGTTCCAGCCGGCGGGGGAGTCGCGGAGCGCGGCCGAGCTCGGCCGCGAGGAGAAGAACGCCGTGAGCCACCGCGCCCTCGCCTTCGGCGCCCTCGTGGAGCGCATCCGCGCCAGGCTCGGTTGA
- a CDS encoding response regulator transcription factor, with protein MSAPVRVLLVDDETLLRSAIGSLLGLAPELEVVAQAEHGGRAVELAAEHRPDVVVMDLEMPVLDGVEAAERILREAPETAVLLLTRHGRPGVLKRALAAGVRGFMLKSMDAEELVRVILRLHEGRRWIDPEVSAAAMMDDNPLTEREVDVLRLTGEGLSVREMSGRLHLAGGTVRNYLSAALQKTGAESRHRAARIARERGWI; from the coding sequence ATGAGCGCGCCGGTCCGCGTCCTCCTCGTCGACGACGAGACGCTGCTGCGCTCGGCGATCGGCTCGCTGCTCGGCCTCGCACCCGAGCTCGAGGTCGTCGCCCAGGCGGAGCACGGCGGCCGCGCCGTCGAGCTCGCGGCCGAGCACCGGCCGGACGTCGTCGTCATGGACCTCGAGATGCCCGTGCTCGACGGCGTCGAGGCCGCCGAGCGCATCCTCCGCGAGGCGCCCGAGACGGCCGTGCTGCTGCTCACCCGACACGGTCGCCCCGGCGTGCTCAAGCGGGCCCTCGCGGCCGGCGTCCGCGGCTTCATGCTCAAGTCGATGGACGCCGAGGAGCTCGTGCGCGTCATCCTGCGACTCCACGAGGGGCGCCGCTGGATCGATCCGGAGGTCTCGGCCGCCGCCATGATGGACGACAACCCGCTCACGGAGCGCGAGGTCGACGTGCTGCGGCTCACGGGCGAGGGGCTCTCGGTGCGCGAGATGAGCGGCCGTCTGCACCTCGCCGGCGGGACGGTGCGGAACTACCTCTCGGCCGCGCTGCAGAAGACGGGTGCCGAGTCGCGTCACCGGGCGGCGCGGATCGCGCGCGAGCGCGGATGGATCTGA
- a CDS encoding sensor histidine kinase produces MTRQPHPRDAGGRPLRTMRSYTTWSLVGAMAFCTATVAVGIVPQDRVLAAVAVGVGAITTWHSWYWERGGPWWLTALAVATGLGLWWTVVIMSAPTIAVALPAITIAVVTAAGPLAGWGWTAAGGVLLLLPTIPVALLEGPGMAVLIAVAVAVGYGVAVTLIRFTHYGWGLSLELDRARLQAAELAVMQERYRFAADLHDIQGQALHVARLDLQLARRLVDADPARAAATLAEVEELLASTIAETRSLAYGEREVALASELANSGELIRAAGIELEVVGEPRTGGPLDALLGLAVRETTTNLLRHAQPAHVRIDFPSGGVRIVNDGVDAPIREPRGLARLGERVQAAGGVLTSRAEGDTFTTEVRPA; encoded by the coding sequence GTGACCCGCCAGCCGCACCCCCGAGACGCCGGCGGGCGGCCGCTGCGCACCATGCGCAGCTACACGACCTGGTCGCTCGTGGGCGCGATGGCCTTCTGCACGGCGACGGTCGCGGTCGGCATCGTCCCGCAGGACCGCGTCCTCGCCGCAGTCGCCGTCGGCGTCGGCGCGATCACGACCTGGCACTCCTGGTACTGGGAGCGCGGCGGCCCCTGGTGGCTCACGGCGCTCGCCGTCGCCACGGGGCTCGGCCTCTGGTGGACCGTCGTGATCATGAGCGCGCCGACGATCGCGGTCGCGCTCCCGGCCATCACGATCGCGGTCGTGACGGCGGCGGGACCCCTCGCCGGCTGGGGCTGGACGGCGGCGGGCGGTGTGCTCCTGCTGCTCCCGACGATCCCGGTCGCCCTGCTCGAGGGTCCGGGCATGGCGGTGCTCATCGCGGTCGCCGTCGCGGTGGGCTACGGGGTCGCCGTCACGCTCATCCGCTTCACCCACTACGGCTGGGGGCTCTCCCTCGAGCTCGACCGGGCCCGCCTCCAGGCGGCCGAGCTCGCCGTCATGCAGGAGCGCTACCGCTTCGCCGCAGACCTCCACGACATCCAGGGCCAGGCCCTCCACGTCGCGCGTCTCGACCTCCAGCTCGCCCGGCGACTCGTGGATGCCGACCCGGCGCGCGCCGCCGCGACCCTCGCGGAGGTGGAGGAGCTGCTCGCGTCGACGATCGCCGAGACGCGCTCCCTCGCCTACGGCGAGCGCGAGGTCGCCCTCGCGAGCGAGCTCGCGAACTCGGGCGAGCTGATCCGGGCCGCCGGCATCGAGCTGGAGGTCGTCGGCGAGCCCCGCACCGGCGGTCCGCTCGACGCGCTGCTCGGTCTCGCCGTCCGCGAGACGACGACGAATCTGCTGCGGCACGCGCAGCCGGCGCATGTGCGCATCGACTTCCCCTCGGGCGGAGTGCGGATCGTCAACGACGGCGTCGACGCCCCGATCCGCGAGCCGCGGGGGCTCGCCCGGCTCGGCGAGCGCGTCCAGGCCGCCGGCGGGGTCCTCACGAGCCGCGCCGAGGGCGACACCTTCACGACCGAGGTGCGCCCCGCATGA
- a CDS encoding ABC transporter ATP-binding protein — MTTTTAPIPASRHANATATEVVLEARELRYAYGSTLAVTGLDLEVRRGELYALLGTNGAGKTTTLEILEGHRAPTSGRVRVLGADPRDRAGIRPRIGMMLQDSGLAPDLTAREALALAGAVSGRQDDPRRLLALVELGHRAGTRTAQLSGGERRRLDFAMAAWGGPELLFLDEPTTGLDPSARDALWGVVARLREEGATILLTTHYLEEAEANADRIGLMDAGALVREGTLAELADGASEIRFRAEGGAELPLPDAGVEHGTVVIRTTEPQRDLGILLAWASREGRRLEHLAVRERGLGEVFRELSR; from the coding sequence ATGACCACGACGACCGCCCCCATCCCCGCCAGCCGGCACGCGAACGCCACCGCGACCGAGGTCGTGCTCGAGGCCCGCGAGCTGCGCTACGCCTACGGGTCGACCCTCGCGGTCACCGGCCTCGACCTCGAGGTGCGCCGCGGCGAGCTGTACGCGCTGCTCGGCACGAACGGCGCCGGCAAGACCACGACGCTCGAGATCCTCGAGGGGCACCGCGCGCCGACCTCCGGTCGCGTCCGCGTCCTCGGGGCCGACCCCCGGGACCGGGCCGGCATCCGCCCGCGCATCGGCATGATGCTGCAGGACTCCGGCCTCGCCCCCGACCTCACCGCCCGCGAGGCGCTCGCGCTCGCCGGCGCCGTCTCGGGCCGCCAGGACGACCCCCGGCGCCTGCTCGCGCTCGTCGAGCTCGGTCACCGGGCCGGCACCCGCACCGCGCAGCTCTCGGGCGGCGAGCGCCGCCGCCTCGACTTCGCGATGGCCGCCTGGGGCGGCCCCGAGCTGCTGTTCCTCGACGAGCCGACGACCGGCCTCGATCCCTCCGCGCGCGACGCGCTCTGGGGCGTCGTCGCGCGGCTCCGCGAGGAGGGCGCGACGATCCTCCTCACGACCCACTACCTCGAGGAGGCGGAGGCGAACGCCGACCGCATCGGCCTGATGGATGCCGGCGCGCTCGTCCGCGAGGGCACGCTCGCCGAGCTCGCCGACGGCGCGAGCGAGATCCGCTTCCGCGCCGAGGGCGGCGCCGAGCTGCCGCTCCCGGACGCCGGCGTCGAGCACGGCACCGTCGTCATCCGCACGACCGAGCCGCAGCGCGACCTCGGGATCCTCCTCGCGTGGGCGTCGCGCGAGGGCCGGCGCCTGGAGCACCTCGCCGTGCGCGAGCGCGGCCTCGGCGAGGTGTTCCGCGAGCTCTCGCGCTGA
- a CDS encoding ABC transporter permease produces the protein MNAIAASELRMLVRNRLVAVSALLVPLGFGALLLAMPGAYGGGGLLAGLQVMVMAGMGLYVTVATVLAGRRQSLHLKRLRSGAVSDRAIIAGIVAPVVGVNIVAIGIILAAAAVRGGPENWAVVVLGALVTQAMFLGLSLATAGVTNSPEHAQYTTLPVFLATTGVAIWSTFATEGRAEIITTILPGGAAMQLVQLGWDGGDLARLPLLLAVSLAWAALGALVAKRLFRWDARR, from the coding sequence ATGAACGCCATCGCCGCCTCCGAGCTCCGCATGCTCGTCCGCAACCGCCTCGTCGCCGTGAGCGCACTGCTCGTGCCGCTCGGCTTCGGCGCGCTCCTCCTCGCCATGCCCGGCGCCTACGGCGGGGGAGGGCTGCTCGCCGGGCTGCAGGTCATGGTCATGGCCGGCATGGGCCTCTACGTCACGGTCGCGACCGTGCTCGCGGGGCGGCGGCAGAGCCTCCACCTCAAGCGCCTGCGCTCCGGCGCCGTGAGCGACCGCGCCATCATCGCCGGCATCGTGGCCCCCGTCGTCGGCGTCAACATCGTCGCGATCGGCATCATCCTCGCGGCGGCCGCCGTCCGCGGCGGCCCCGAGAACTGGGCGGTCGTCGTGCTCGGCGCCCTCGTCACCCAGGCGATGTTCCTCGGGCTCTCGCTCGCCACCGCGGGCGTCACGAACTCGCCGGAGCACGCCCAGTACACGACCCTGCCGGTGTTCCTCGCGACGACGGGCGTCGCCATCTGGTCGACCTTCGCGACCGAGGGGCGCGCCGAGATCATCACGACGATCCTCCCGGGCGGGGCCGCGATGCAGCTCGTGCAGCTCGGCTGGGACGGCGGCGACCTCGCCCGGCTCCCGCTCCTCCTCGCGGTCTCGCTCGCCTGGGCCGCGCTCGGCGCGCTCGTCGCGAAGCGCCTGTTCCGCTGGGATGCGCGCCGGTGA
- a CDS encoding cation diffusion facilitator family transporter, producing MSHDHAHHVGGDRRRLAIAFAITASVLVVQAVGGVLTGSLALLADAGHMASDAIALAVALVASIVAARPATSRHTFGFQRVEVLAALVNGLLLAGVAVSVGSEGIRRLLEPGDGEVLAAPMLLVAGAGLLANVIALLVLRGGDRGSLNLRGAYLEVLGDLLGSIAAIAAGLVILTTGFMPADAIASLVIAGLILPRAMLLLRDVVRVLTESAPHDTDVEQIREHLEGADGVVAVHDVHVWAITSGNPVFTAHVVVEPGIFERGEASELLDRLGGCLRGHFDVEHSTFQLEPAGHAEREEHAHR from the coding sequence ATGAGCCACGACCATGCGCACCACGTCGGCGGCGACCGCCGACGGCTCGCGATCGCCTTCGCGATCACCGCGAGCGTGCTCGTCGTGCAGGCCGTCGGCGGTGTGCTCACCGGCTCGCTCGCGCTCCTCGCCGACGCCGGCCACATGGCGAGCGACGCGATCGCCCTCGCCGTCGCCCTCGTCGCGAGCATCGTCGCGGCGCGCCCCGCGACCTCCCGGCACACCTTCGGATTCCAGCGCGTCGAGGTGCTCGCGGCGCTCGTCAACGGCCTCCTCCTCGCCGGTGTCGCCGTCTCGGTCGGCTCGGAGGGCATCCGGCGTCTCCTGGAGCCCGGCGACGGCGAGGTGCTCGCGGCGCCCATGCTCCTCGTCGCGGGTGCCGGCCTCCTCGCGAACGTGATCGCCCTCCTCGTCCTCCGTGGCGGGGACCGCGGATCGCTCAACCTCCGGGGCGCCTACCTCGAGGTCCTCGGCGACCTGCTCGGCTCGATCGCGGCGATCGCCGCGGGGCTCGTGATCCTCACGACGGGCTTCATGCCCGCCGACGCGATCGCATCCCTCGTGATCGCCGGCCTCATCCTGCCGCGCGCGATGCTGCTGCTCCGCGACGTCGTCCGGGTGCTCACGGAGTCGGCACCGCACGACACGGACGTCGAGCAGATCCGCGAGCACCTCGAGGGCGCCGACGGCGTCGTCGCCGTCCACGACGTGCACGTGTGGGCGATCACCTCGGGCAATCCGGTCTTCACGGCGCACGTCGTCGTCGAGCCGGGCATCTTCGAGCGGGGCGAGGCGAGCGAGCTGCTCGACCGCCTCGGCGGCTGCCTGCGCGGCCATTTCGACGTCGAGCACTCGACCTTCCAGCTCGAGCCCGCCGGGCATGCGGAACGCGAGGAGCACGCCCATCGCTAG
- a CDS encoding metal-dependent transcriptional regulator produces MRNARSTPIASAAPRRPASSVVEDYLKAVYTHQEWRGTPVSSSQLATRLGLAPSTVTEMVKKLVAMELVRHAPYGAITLTPEGEREALRILRRHRLVETWLVERCGYGWDEVDDEAEILEHAMSDRLLEELAEQLGQPARDPHGDPIPSRDGVIVRPDGILLADAARGYRGRIVRIDDADADVLRRLAAAGAGLDSVVVAGQLDAQVEGAVWIAPPSAR; encoded by the coding sequence ATGCGGAACGCGAGGAGCACGCCCATCGCTAGCGCCGCGCCCCGCAGGCCCGCGTCCTCGGTCGTCGAGGACTACCTCAAGGCGGTCTACACGCACCAGGAGTGGCGCGGGACCCCGGTGTCCTCCTCGCAGCTCGCGACGCGCCTCGGTCTCGCACCCTCGACGGTCACCGAGATGGTGAAGAAGCTCGTCGCGATGGAGCTCGTGCGGCACGCGCCGTACGGCGCCATCACGCTGACGCCCGAGGGAGAGCGGGAGGCGCTCCGCATCCTGCGCCGCCACCGTCTCGTCGAGACCTGGCTCGTGGAGCGCTGCGGCTACGGGTGGGACGAGGTCGACGACGAGGCCGAGATCCTCGAGCACGCCATGAGCGACCGGCTCCTCGAGGAGCTCGCGGAGCAGCTCGGGCAGCCGGCACGCGATCCCCACGGCGACCCGATCCCGAGCCGCGACGGCGTCATCGTCCGGCCGGACGGCATCCTCCTCGCGGACGCGGCCCGCGGCTACCGCGGGCGGATCGTGCGGATCGACGACGCCGACGCGGACGTGCTGCGGCGTCTCGCCGCGGCGGGCGCCGGGCTGGACTCGGTCGTCGTCGCGGGGCAGCTCGACGCCCAGGTCGAGGGCGCCGTGTGGATCGCACCGCCCTCGGCACGGTAG